The following proteins come from a genomic window of Mauremys reevesii isolate NIE-2019 unplaced genomic scaffold, ASM1616193v1 Contig23, whole genome shotgun sequence:
- the LOC120393554 gene encoding immunoglobulin superfamily member 1-like, with amino-acid sequence MDPAGNVSVFRIPSVGRQHGGNYSCSYRPRSEPFVSSQPSDPVELEVAEPTLLKPSISPSGEVSLGGSVFVLCQGLHSGVRFVLNKGGRHVAHVDTEKSQFVFPINSVQREQGGNYSCSHHSRSEPLTRWSDPVELVVRDPSLPRPNISLSPTGVVAPGADVTIWCQGQRRDVRFFLHKAGDLTPQQHMDPAGDGAEFRIPSVGREHGGSYSCSYRPRSEPFISSQLSNIVQLEVAG; translated from the exons atggaccctgctgggaACGTGTCTGTTTTCCgcatccccagcgtgggccggcagcacggagggaactacagctgcagctaccgaCCCCGATCAGAGCCCTTCGTCTCCTCGcagcccagcgaccccgtggagctggaggtagcag aGCCCACTCTGCTCAAGCCCTCCATCAGCCCCAGCGGGGAGGTCTCCCTGGGGGGATCTGTGTTCGTCCTGTGTCAGGGGCTGCACTCAGGCGTGCGGTTCGTGCTGAATAAAGGGGGACGCCATGTTGCACACGTGGATACGGAGAAGTCGCAGTTTGTGTTTCCCATCAACAGCGTGCAGCGGGAGCAGGGCGGGAACTACAGCTGTTCCCATCACAGCAGATCGGAGCCGCTGACCAGGTGGAGCGACCCCGTGGAGCTAgtggtgagag atcccagcttacccagacccaacatctccctgagccccactggggtcgtggccccaggggcagacgtcaccatctggtgtcaggggcagcgccgggacgtgaggttcttcctgcacaaggctggcGACCTGACCCCACAGCaacacatggaccctgctggggaTGGGGCCGAGTTCCGTATCCCCAGCGTGGGCCGGGAGCacggagggagctacagctgcagctaccggccccggTCAGAGCCCTTCATCTCCTCGCAGCTCAGCAACATCGTGCAGCTGGAGGTGGCAG GATAA
- the LOC120393553 gene encoding leukocyte immunoglobulin-like receptor subfamily A member 2 translates to MASALTVLLLGCWLAGRSRVWGGQEFLKPTLWVSPSTVVALGGSVTIHCEGRFPGMEFVLRKAGYPNLQVQTVPNGTVAEFPIANVSQEYGGSYTCHYRSIMQQNRSSYPSDPVEIIVGEPSYLKPTISRIPSEGVSLGGSVSIWCKGKHQFMRFVLNKDGRHFQPVDSRGAEAVFSISNVSRDHRGNYSCSYHSSSEPFNVSYPSDPMELVVRDPSLPRPNISLSPTWVMVPGADVTIRCQGQRRYVRFFVYKAGDRNPEQHMDPAGDGAEFRIPSVGRQHGGSYSCSYRPRSEPFVSSQP, encoded by the exons ATGGCATCTGCTCTCACCGTCCTCCTCCTCG gctgctggctggctgggcgcAGCAGAGTGTGGGGAG GGCAAGAATTTCTCAAACCCACCCTCTGGGTGAGCCCCAGCACGGTGGTGGCACTCGGGGGAAGCGTCACCATCCACTGTGAGGGTCGGTTCCCGGGCATGGAGTTCGTTCTGCGTAAAGCTGGATACCCGAACCTGCAGGTGCAGACGGTGCCTAACGGGACCGTGGCTGAATTTCCCATCGCCAACGTCAGCCAGGAATATGGAGGGAGCTACACCTGCCACTATCGCTCCATAATGCAACAGAATCGCTCATCCTATCCCAGCGACCCCGTCGAGATCATTGTAGGAG agcccagctacctCAAACCCACCATCTCTAGGATCCCCAGCGAGGGGGTTTCCTTGGGAGGATCCGTGAGCATCTGGTGTAAGGGGAAGCACCAGTTCATGCGGTTCGTGCTGAATAAAGATGGACGCCATTTCCAACCTGTGGATTCACGCGGGGCTGAGGCGGTGTTTTCCATCAGCAATGTGAGCCGGGATCACCGCGGGAACTACAGCTGCTCCTATCACAGCAGCTCCGAGCCGTTCAATGTGTCATACCCCAGCGACCCcatggagctggtggtgagag atcccagcttacccagacccAACATCTCCCTGAGCCCTACGTGGGTCATGGTCCCaggggcagacgtcaccatccggtgtcaggGGCAGCGCCGGTACGTGAGGTTCTTCGTGTACAAGGCTGGAGACCGGAACCCAGAGCaacacatggaccctgctggggacggggccgagttccgcatccccagcgtgggccggcagcacggagggagctacagctgcagctaccggccccggtcagagcccttcgtctcctcgcagccc